In Nicotiana tabacum cultivar K326 chromosome 11, ASM71507v2, whole genome shotgun sequence, a single window of DNA contains:
- the LOC142166227 gene encoding 5-epi-aristolochene synthase 3-like codes for MASAAVANYEEEIVRPVADFSPSLWGDQFLSFSIDNQVAEKYAQEIEALKEQTRSMLLATGRKLADTLNLIDTIERLGISYHFEKEIDDILDQIYNQNSNCNDLCTSALQFRLLRQHGFNISPEIFSKFQDENGKFKESLASDVLGLLNLYEASHVRTHADDILEDALAFSTIHLESAVPHLKSPLREQVTHALEQCLHKGVPRVETRFFISSIYEKEQSKNDVLLRFAKLDYNLLQMLHKQELAEVSRWWKDLDFVTTLPYARDRVVECYFWALGVYFEPQYSQARVILVKTISMISIVDDTFDAYGTVKELEAYTDAIQRWDINEIDRLPDYMKISYKAILDLYTDYEKELSSAGRSHIVCHAIERMKEVVRNYNVESTWFIEGYMPPVSEYLSNALATTTYYYLATTSYLGMKSVTEQDFEWLSKNPKILEASVIICRVIDDTATYEVEKSRGQIATGIECCMRDYGISTKDAMAKFQGMAEAAWKDINEGFLRPTPVSTEILSRILNLARIVEVTYIHNLDGYTHPEKVLKPHIIALLVDSIEV; via the exons ATGGCCTCAGCAGCAGTAGCCAACTATGAAGAAGAGATTGTTCGCCCCGTCGCCGACTTCTCCCCTAGTTTGTGGGGTGATCAGTTCCTTTCATTCTCCATTGACAATCAG GTTGCTGAAAAGTATGCTCAAGAGATTGAAGCATTGAAGGAACAGACAAGGAGTATGTTGTTAGCAACAGGAAGAAAATTGGCTGACACATTGAATTTGATAGACACTATTGAACGCCTTGGCATATCCTACCACTTTGAGAAAgaaattgatgatattttggatcAGATTTACAACCAAAACTCAAACTGCAACGATTTGTGCACTTCTGCACTTCAATTTCGATTGCTCAGGCAACATGGTTTCAACATCTCTCCTG AAATTTTCAGCAAATTCCAAGACGAAAATGGCAAATTCAAGGAATCTCTTGCTAGTGATGTCTTAGGATTATTGAACTTGTATGAAGCTTCACATGTAAGGACTCATGCTGACGATATCTTAGAAGACGCACTTGCTTTCTCCACTATCCATCTTGAATCTGCAGTTCCACATTTGAAATCTCCGCTTAGGGAGCAAGTGACACATGCCCTTGAGCAATGTTTGCACAAGGGCGTTCCTAGAGTCGAGACCCGATTTTTCATCTCATCAATCTATGAGAAGGAACAATCAAAAAATGATGTGTTACTTCGATTTGCCAAATTGGATTACAACTTGCTCCAAATGTTGCACAAACAAGAACTTGCCGAAGTATCAAG GTGGTGGAAAGATTTGGATTTCGTAACAACACTTCCATATGCTAGAGATCGAGTGGTTGAATGCTACTTTTGGGCATTAGGAGTTTATTTTGAGCCTCAATACTCTCAAGCTCGCGTCATACTCGTTAAGACCATATCAATGATTTCGATTGTCGATGACACCTTTGATGCTTATGGTACAGTTAAAGAACTTGAGGCATACACAGATGCCATACAAAG ATGGGATATCAACGAAATTGATCGGCTTCCTGATTACATGAAAATCAGTTATAAAGCTATTCTAGATCTTTACACGGATTATGAAAAGGAATTGTCTAGTGCTGGAAGATCTCATATTGTCTGCCATGCAATAGAAAGG ATGAAAGAAGTAGTAAGAAATTATAATGTCGAGTCAACATGGTTTATTGAAGGATATATGCCACCTGTTTCTGAATACCTAAGCAATGCACTAGCAACTACTACATATTACTACCTCGCGACAACATCGTATTTGGGCATGAAGTCCGTTACGGAGCAGGATTTTGAGTGGTTGTCAAAGAATCCTAAAATTCTTGAAGCTAGTGTGATAATATGCCGAGTTATTGATGATACAGCCACGTATGAG GTTGAGAAAAGTAGGGGACAAATTGCAACAGGAATTGAGTGCTGCATGAGAGATTATGGCATATCAACAAAAGATGCAATGGCTAAATTTCAAGGAATGGCTGAAGCAGCATGGAAGGATATTAATGAAGGATTTCTTAGGCCCACTCCTGTATCTACGGAGATTTTATCTCGTATTCTAAATCTTGCTCGTATTGTTGAGGTTACATATATACACAATCTAGATGGATATACTCATCCGGAGAAAGTCTTGAAACCTCACATTATTGCCCTGCTTGTGGACTCCATCGAAGTTTGA
- the LOC142166228 gene encoding 5-epi-aristolochene synthase 3-like, producing MASAAVANYEEEIVRPVADFSPSLWGDQFLSFSIDNQVAEKYAQEIEALKEQTRSMLLATGRKLADTLNLIDTIERLGISYHFEKEIDDILDQIYNQNSNCNDLCTSALQFRLLRQHGFNISPEIFSKFQDENGKFKESLASDVLGLLNLYEASHVRTHADDILEDALAFSTIHLESAVPHLKSPLREQVTHALEQCLHKGVPRVETRFFISSIYEKEQSKNDVLLRFAKLDYNLLQMLHKQELAEVSRWWKDLDFVTTLPYARDRVVECYFWALGVYFEPQYSQARVILVKTISMISIVDDTFDAYGTVKELEAYTDAIQRWDINEIDRLPDYMKISYKAILDLYTDYEKELSSAGRSHIVCHAIERMKEVVRNYNVESTWFIEGYMPPVSEYLSNALATTTYYYLATTSYLGMKSVTEQDFEWLSKNPKILEASVIICRVIDDTATYEVEKSRGQIATGIECCMRDYGISTKDAMAKFQGMAEAAWKDINEGFLRPTPVSTEILSRILNLARIVEVTYIHNLDGYTHPEKVLKPHIIALLVDSIEV from the exons ATGGCCTCAGCAGCAGTAGCCAACTATGAAGAAGAGATTGTTCGCCCCGTCGCCGACTTCTCCCCTAGTTTGTGGGGTGATCAGTTCCTTTCATTCTCCATTGACAATCAG GTTGCTGAAAAGTATGCTCAAGAGATTGAAGCATTGAAGGAACAGACAAGGAGTATGTTGTTAGCAACAGGAAGAAAATTGGCTGACACATTGAATTTGATAGACACTATTGAACGCCTTGGCATATCCTACCACTTTGAGAAAgaaattgatgatattttggatcAGATTTACAACCAAAACTCAAACTGCAACGATTTGTGCACTTCTGCACTTCAATTTCGATTGCTCAGGCAACATGGTTTCAACATCTCTCCTG AAATTTTCAGCAAATTCCAAGACGAAAATGGCAAATTCAAGGAATCTCTTGCTAGTGATGTCTTAGGATTATTGAACTTGTATGAAGCTTCACATGTAAGGACTCATGCTGACGATATCTTAGAAGACGCACTTGCTTTCTCCACTATCCATCTTGAATCTGCAGTTCCACATTTGAAATCTCCGCTTAGGGAGCAAGTGACACATGCCCTTGAGCAATGTTTGCACAAGGGCGTTCCTAGAGTAGAGACCCGATTTTTCATCTCATCAATCTATGAGAAGGAACAATCAAAAAATGATGTGTTACTTCGATTTGCCAAATTGGATTACAACTTGCTCCAAATGTTGCACAAACAAGAACTTGCCGAAGTATCAAG GTGGTGGAAAGATTTGGATTTCGTAACAACACTTCCATATGCTAGAGATCGAGTGGTTGAATGCTACTTTTGGGCATTAGGAGTTTATTTTGAGCCTCAATACTCTCAAGCTCGCGTCATACTCGTTAAGACCATATCAATGATTTCGATTGTCGATGACACCTTTGATGCTTATGGTACCGTTAAAGAACTTGAGGCATACACAGATGCCATACAAAG ATGGGATATCAACGAAATTGATCGGCTTCCTGATTACATGAAAATCAGTTATAAAGCTATTCTAGATCTTTACACGGATTATGAAAAGGAATTGTCTAGTGCTGGAAGATCTCATATTGTCTGCCATGCAATAGAAAGG ATGAAAGAAGTAGTAAGAAATTATAATGTCGAGTCAACATGGTTTATTGAAGGATATATGCCACCTGTTTCTGAATACCTAAGCAATGCACTAGCAACTACTACATATTACTACCTCGCGACAACATCGTATTTGGGCATGAAGTCCGTTACGGAGCAGGATTTTGAGTGGTTGTCAAAGAATCCTAAAATTCTTGAAGCTAGTGTGATAATATGCCGAGTTATTGATGATACAGCCACGTATGAG GTTGAGAAAAGTAGGGGACAAATTGCAACAGGAATTGAGTGCTGCATGAGAGATTATGGCATATCAACAAAAGATGCAATGGCTAAATTTCAAGGAATGGCTGAAGCAGCATGGAAGGATATTAATGAAGGATTTCTTAGGCCCACTCCTGTATCTACGGAGATTTTATCTCGTATTCTAAATCTTGCTCGTATTGTTGAGGTTACATATATACACAATCTAGATGGATATACTCATCCGGAGAAAGTCTTGAAACCTCACATTATTGCCCTGCTTGTGGACTCCATCGAAGTTTGA